The nucleotide sequence TCGCCGATGAGATGCTTCGGCGCTGGGCGCGTGAGATCGTCGGCGATGAGATGCTTCGGCGCTGCGCGCCTCAGCATGACACGGCGAAGATGGTCTAGACTCGTGCGCGATGAAGCGCGCGCGCAAGGTCGACGCGGTGGAACTGGAAGTCTTCAAGAACATCTTCCACTCGATCGCGGAAGAGATGGGAGCGGCACTGCGGCGGACGGCGTTCTCGCCCAACATCAAGGAGCGGCGCGACTACTCGTGCGCGGTGTTCGACGCGGCGGGCGAGGTGATCGCGATGGGCGACCACATGCCGGTGCACCTGGGGTCGATGCCGATGTCGGTGCGGGCGGCGATCGAGCGGCTGGAGCTGGGGCCGGGGGACGTCGCGATGCTGAACGACCCGTTCGCGGGGGGGACGCACCTGCCGGATATCACGCTGGTGGCGCCGGTGTTTGTTGCGCCGGCGAGTCGCCGGCGCCTACCTAAGAAAAGTATTCGGCCGGATTTTTATGTGGCGAACCGGGCGCACCATGCGGACGTGGGCGGGGCGTACGCGGGGTCGATGGGATTGTGCCGCGAGATCTACCAGGAAGGCGTGCGCATCCCGCCGGTGAAGCTGGTGGCGGGCGGAGCGATGCAGCGCGACGTGCTGGCGCTGCTGCTGAACAACGTGCGGACGCCGGCGGAGCGGGAAGGCGACCTGGGCGCGCAGCTGGCGGCCTGCCACACGGGCGCGGTGCGGCTGGCGGAGGTCGCGGCGCGCTACGGGCTGGAGCGGGTGCGGGCGGCGATGGCGGCGCTGCTGGATTACTCCGAGCGCATGATGCGGGCGTTCCTGGAGCGAGTGCCGGCGGGGGAGTATCGCGCGGAAGACTTCATGGACTCGGACGGGGTGACGGACGAGCCGGTGAAGATCGCGGCGACGGTGAGAGTGAATAAGGATGCTCGCGTCGGCGCTTCAGCCCGGCGCGAGGCGTGCCGGGGCGCCGGTCGCTCGTCTAGATCCTTCGCTCGCGCAAAGGCGGCGCTCGCTCAGGATGATAGCGCGGTGGTGGTGGTCGACTTCAGCGGCAGCGACCCGCAGGTGGCGGGGCCGCTGAACGCGGTGGAGGCGATCACGTACTCGGCGTGCTTCTACGTCTTCCGCTGCCTGCTGGAGGAAGACGTGCCGGCGACGGCGGGGCTGATGCGCCCGATCGAGGTGATCGCGCCGGAGGGGACGATCGTGAACGCGCGGCCGCCGGCGGCGGTGGCGGGCGGGAACGTGGAGACTTCGCAGCGCATCGTGGACGTGCTGCTGCGGGCGCTGGCGCAGGCGCTGCCGGAGCGCATCCCCGCCGGCTCGAGCGGCACGATGAACAACCTCACGATCGGCGGGATCGATCCGCGGACGAACGAGCCGTTCGCCTACTACGAGACGATCGCGGGCGGGTTCGGGGCGCGGCCGACGAAGGACGGCATCTCGGGCGTCCACACGCACATGACGAACTCGCTGAACACGCCGGCGGAGGCGCTGGAGCACGCGTATCCGTTCCGGGTGACGAAGTACTCGTTCCGGCGGGGCTCGGGAGGCGCGGGGGCGTGGCGCGGGGGCGACGGCATCGTGCGCGAGATCGAGCTGCTGACCGACGCCGAGGTCACGCTGCTGGCGGACCGGCGGGAGCGCGGGCCGTACGGCTTGCAGGGCGGCGCGGACGGCGCGCCGGGACGCGCGGCCGTGGTGCGGCGCGACGGCAGCGAGGTGCAGATCGGCGGGAAGGCGAGCGTGCGGCTGCGCAAGGGCGAGCGGGTGAGGATCGAGAGTCCCGGCGGGGGAGGATGGGGGCGGAAGTGAATCGAGTGATCGGCGGATCCGGTGATCCGGTGATCGGCGGGATGGACAGCGAAGTAGCAAAGGCATACCTCGAAGATTCGTATCGCGCGTTGCGCGGGTATTGGCGGCTGGCGGAGGGCGCGCTGGAGCAGGTGCGCGACGACGAGCTGTTCGGGCAGCTCGACGCGGAGTCGAACTCCATCGCCATCGTGATGCGGCACATCGCGGGCAACATGCGCTCGCGCTGGGCGGATTTCCTGACGACGGACGGCGAGAAGCCCGACCGGCAGCGCGACCGCGAGTTCGAGGCGCGGCCGGGCTCGCGCGCCGAGCTGATGAAGGAGTGGAACCGGGCGTGGGAGCTGACGCTCGCGACCGTCCAGGCGCTCAAGCCGGAGGACGTGC is from Terriglobales bacterium and encodes:
- a CDS encoding hydantoinase B/oxoprolinase family protein — its product is MKRARKVDAVELEVFKNIFHSIAEEMGAALRRTAFSPNIKERRDYSCAVFDAAGEVIAMGDHMPVHLGSMPMSVRAAIERLELGPGDVAMLNDPFAGGTHLPDITLVAPVFVAPASRRRLPKKSIRPDFYVANRAHHADVGGAYAGSMGLCREIYQEGVRIPPVKLVAGGAMQRDVLALLLNNVRTPAEREGDLGAQLAACHTGAVRLAEVAARYGLERVRAAMAALLDYSERMMRAFLERVPAGEYRAEDFMDSDGVTDEPVKIAATVRVNKDARVGASARREACRGAGRSSRSFARAKAALAQDDSAVVVVDFSGSDPQVAGPLNAVEAITYSACFYVFRCLLEEDVPATAGLMRPIEVIAPEGTIVNARPPAAVAGGNVETSQRIVDVLLRALAQALPERIPAGSSGTMNNLTIGGIDPRTNEPFAYYETIAGGFGARPTKDGISGVHTHMTNSLNTPAEALEHAYPFRVTKYSFRRGSGGAGAWRGGDGIVREIELLTDAEVTLLADRRERGPYGLQGGADGAPGRAAVVRRDGSEVQIGGKASVRLRKGERVRIESPGGGGWGRK
- a CDS encoding DUF1572 family protein; this translates as MNRVIGGSGDPVIGGMDSEVAKAYLEDSYRALRGYWRLAEGALEQVRDDELFGQLDAESNSIAIVMRHIAGNMRSRWADFLTTDGEKPDRQRDREFEARPGSRAELMKEWNRAWELTLATVQALKPEDVLREVAIRGERHTVLWAIQRQVTHYAYHVGQIVFLAKHFRGAEWKSLSIPKGKSAEWREKGYREHNDHRLKDGGKW